One genomic region from Stackebrandtia nassauensis DSM 44728 encodes:
- a CDS encoding MDR family MFS transporter, which produces MTESEAVAEAPAKGLRREVLVVLPGLMLAILLAMLDNTIVGTALPTIVGEFGGYGHMSWVVTAYILAATVSTPLYGKLGDLYGRKRLFMFAIGVFLIGSVASGAAQSMEQLIAFRALQGLGAGGLMVGVMAILGDLVPPRERGKYQGFMAAVMMVATIGGPLAGGLLTDHVDWRWAFYINLPLGAIALIIIATTLHLPRHRNKAKIDYAGIALLSAVAASLVLVTTWGGNEYEWDSPQILGLSAFSLVALVAFIMVERKAAEPVLPLRLFTDRNFTLINVVGFLQGFAMFGAMTFIPMYQQIVQGLTPTESGVFFIPMMLGAMVFSLGAGQIITRTGKYKIFPIAGGAVMIAGMLLLTQLTTSTSELTTSIYMVVFGIGLGLLMQVTMLVAQNSAPQRDIGVASSTSTFLRNIGGSFGVAAFGSIFANQLTESMSGKLPPDIAKNFSGGGTGGLEPSKLAQLPDKIMDVVSGGVTDAITTVFVWTIPFAALGFLVAWFIKEVPLRTGGQPAKEEPKEAEPATIAA; this is translated from the coding sequence ATGACAGAAAGCGAAGCCGTCGCCGAAGCGCCGGCCAAGGGACTGCGACGCGAGGTGCTGGTGGTTCTTCCCGGCCTCATGCTCGCGATCCTCTTGGCCATGTTGGACAACACCATCGTCGGTACCGCCCTTCCCACCATTGTGGGCGAGTTCGGCGGCTACGGACACATGTCCTGGGTGGTGACGGCATACATCCTCGCCGCGACGGTTTCGACTCCCCTGTACGGCAAGCTCGGTGACCTGTATGGACGCAAGCGGCTGTTCATGTTCGCGATCGGTGTCTTCCTCATCGGTTCGGTCGCCTCCGGTGCGGCCCAGAGCATGGAGCAGCTGATCGCCTTCCGCGCACTGCAGGGCCTGGGCGCCGGTGGCCTCATGGTCGGCGTCATGGCGATCCTCGGCGACTTGGTCCCGCCCCGCGAACGCGGCAAGTACCAGGGCTTCATGGCCGCGGTCATGATGGTCGCCACCATCGGCGGCCCGCTGGCCGGTGGCCTGCTGACCGACCACGTCGACTGGCGCTGGGCCTTCTACATCAACCTGCCGCTGGGCGCGATCGCGCTGATCATCATCGCCACGACCCTGCATTTGCCCCGACACCGCAACAAGGCCAAGATCGACTACGCCGGAATCGCGCTGTTGTCCGCGGTGGCCGCCAGCCTCGTGCTCGTCACCACCTGGGGCGGCAACGAGTACGAATGGGACTCCCCGCAGATCCTGGGCCTGTCGGCCTTCTCACTGGTGGCCCTGGTGGCGTTCATCATGGTGGAGCGCAAGGCTGCCGAGCCGGTGCTGCCGCTGCGGCTGTTCACCGACCGCAACTTCACCCTGATCAACGTCGTCGGGTTCCTGCAGGGCTTCGCCATGTTCGGCGCGATGACCTTCATCCCGATGTACCAGCAGATCGTCCAGGGCCTGACCCCCACCGAATCGGGCGTGTTCTTCATCCCGATGATGTTGGGCGCCATGGTGTTCTCGCTGGGTGCCGGACAGATCATCACCCGCACCGGCAAGTACAAGATCTTTCCGATCGCGGGTGGCGCCGTCATGATCGCCGGAATGCTGCTGCTGACCCAGCTGACGACCTCCACTTCGGAGCTGACCACCAGTATCTACATGGTCGTGTTCGGCATCGGGCTGGGCCTGCTGATGCAGGTGACCATGCTGGTGGCGCAGAACAGCGCCCCGCAGCGGGACATCGGCGTCGCCTCCAGCACCTCGACGTTCCTGCGCAACATCGGCGGATCCTTCGGGGTGGCGGCGTTCGGTTCGATCTTCGCCAACCAGCTGACCGAGTCCATGAGCGGCAAACTGCCGCCGGACATCGCGAAGAACTTCTCCGGCGGTGGCACCGGCGGTCTGGAGCCGTCGAAGCTGGCCCAGCTGCCCGACAAGATCATGGACGTCGTCTCCGGCGGGGTCACCGACGCCATCACCACGGTGTTCGTGTGGACGATCCCGTTCGCGGCCTTGGGATTCCTGGTGGCCTGGTTCATCAAGGAGGTCCCGCTGCGCACCGGCGGACAGCCCGCCAAGGAAGAGCCGAAGGAGGCCGAGCCCGCAACCATCGCGGCCTAG
- a CDS encoding 50S ribosomal protein bL37, producing the protein MAKRARKRKARKKKGANHGKRPNA; encoded by the coding sequence ATGGCCAAACGCGCACGTAAGCGCAAGGCGCGCAAAAAGAAGGGCGCCAACCACGGGAAACGCCCCAACGCCTGA
- a CDS encoding TetR/AcrR family transcriptional regulator has protein sequence MSEPRNTRERIQQIAMELFSEQGYDRTSLREIAERLNVTKAALYYHFKTKEDIAASYFDDFAADVDKVREWAETQPADLDTRREILRRYSDVMNTHGQTLRFIHHNQPALREINKGRTFKERMQQVNKLLVDAEAPAIERLRGVNALFIMHMAWFVELDGDPDPADLQEPALQIALELIETNEKS, from the coding sequence ATGAGTGAACCGCGCAACACGCGCGAGCGCATTCAACAAATCGCGATGGAACTGTTCAGCGAACAGGGTTACGACCGCACCTCGCTGCGGGAGATCGCCGAACGCCTCAACGTGACCAAGGCCGCCCTCTACTACCACTTCAAGACCAAAGAGGACATCGCGGCGAGCTACTTCGACGACTTCGCCGCCGACGTCGACAAGGTCCGCGAATGGGCCGAGACCCAACCGGCCGACCTCGACACCCGGCGCGAGATCCTGCGCCGCTACTCCGACGTCATGAACACCCACGGCCAGACCCTGCGGTTCATCCACCACAACCAGCCCGCCCTGCGCGAGATCAACAAGGGACGGACGTTCAAGGAACGGATGCAGCAGGTCAACAAACTGCTGGTCGACGCCGAGGCCCCCGCGATCGAACGGCTGCGCGGCGTCAACGCACTGTTCATCATGCACATGGCCTGGTTCGTCGAACTCGACGGCGACCCCGACCCCGCCGACCTACAGGAACCGGCCCTGCAGATCGCGCTGGAACTGATCGAGACGAACGAGAAGAGCTAG
- a CDS encoding biotin/lipoyl-binding carrier protein, whose translation MAEEVRAEMVANVWKVVAKKGDTVTDADPIVILESMKMEIPVHAEDEGTVAEIAVSEGDVVSEGDLIAVIE comes from the coding sequence ATGGCCGAAGAAGTGCGCGCCGAGATGGTGGCGAACGTGTGGAAGGTGGTCGCGAAGAAGGGCGACACCGTCACCGACGCCGACCCGATCGTCATCCTCGAGTCCATGAAGATGGAGATCCCGGTACACGCCGAGGACGAGGGCACCGTGGCCGAGATCGCCGTGTCCGAGGGCGACGTCGTCTCCGAAGGCGACCTCATCGCCGTCATCGAGTAG